A window from Kovacikia minuta CCNUW1 encodes these proteins:
- a CDS encoding TrmH family RNA methyltransferase, protein MLTSLQNPLVKQMRKLHQAKERRQQQLFLLEGTHLLEAACTAKCGIVTVCCTIAWQERHAPLWQQVSQMAQRVELVSPEVLRAIATTVEPDGVVATVERTSTPTPTFANLGLVLETIQDPGNLGTMIRTVAAAGAEGLLLSADSVDPDHPKVLRASAGQWFQVPIAVSPDLKTALCRYQQQGMQVISTLPTATQTYWQVDLRPPTLILLGNEGAGLSAALADLADHQVTIPQSSGVESLNVAIAAALILYEAKRQRRSGEWGGGSGE, encoded by the coding sequence ATGCTCACGAGCCTCCAGAATCCTCTGGTCAAACAGATGCGGAAACTGCATCAGGCTAAGGAGCGGCGGCAACAGCAACTTTTTTTGCTGGAAGGCACCCACCTCTTAGAGGCAGCCTGTACAGCAAAGTGTGGGATCGTCACGGTTTGTTGCACGATCGCATGGCAAGAACGCCATGCCCCACTCTGGCAACAGGTGAGCCAAATGGCTCAACGGGTGGAGTTGGTTAGCCCAGAGGTGCTGCGGGCGATCGCCACGACCGTTGAACCCGATGGAGTGGTTGCCACGGTGGAACGAACTTCCACCCCAACCCCCACCTTTGCCAATTTAGGACTGGTGCTGGAAACCATCCAGGACCCCGGCAATCTGGGTACCATGATCCGCACGGTTGCCGCTGCGGGGGCAGAGGGCTTGCTGCTGAGTGCCGACAGCGTGGACCCCGATCACCCCAAAGTCCTGAGAGCTTCAGCCGGACAATGGTTCCAGGTGCCAATCGCAGTCAGCCCTGATCTGAAAACAGCCCTTTGCCGCTACCAACAGCAGGGAATGCAGGTGATTTCGACCCTACCGACAGCAACCCAGACCTACTGGCAGGTCGATCTGCGTCCCCCTACCCTAATTCTGCTGGGGAATGAGGGCGCAGGGCTGTCTGCCGCACTGGCTGACCTGGCAGATCATCAGGTCACAATTCCCCAGAGTTCTGGGGTGGAATCGTTGAATGTGGCGATCGCGGCGGCCCTGATCCTGTACGAAGCAAAACGGCAACGGAGAAGTGGGGAGTGGGGAGGGGGGAGTGGGGAATAG
- a CDS encoding DUF4926 domain-containing protein, translated as MTQPKLLDAIALLHDLPVERLTLVEPEYASVKTLPSGLIGTVVEVYESKQGYHYLVEFADSQGCEYAMATLQANELLVLQPELIVA; from the coding sequence ATGACTCAACCTAAATTGCTAGATGCCATTGCACTCTTACACGACCTTCCGGTTGAACGGCTCACCCTGGTTGAACCGGAATATGCTTCCGTTAAAACCTTGCCCAGTGGACTGATTGGGACAGTTGTTGAAGTTTACGAAAGTAAGCAAGGCTATCACTATCTGGTAGAATTTGCCGATTCTCAGGGATGTGAATACGCAATGGCAACGCTTCAAGCCAATGAATTGCTGGTTTTGCAGCCAGAACTGATTGTCGCTTGA
- a CDS encoding DUF6883 domain-containing protein → MKLPNGDQAEISMQKLVRYCLNPAHQKGKDKARVFKAVLGITAENADQLYELVRQAAIEGEVVQQNITPFGEEFKVDWIVPGTEGIQLQTTWEVALEATHPRLISAFIKRR, encoded by the coding sequence ATGAAATTACCCAATGGCGATCAAGCAGAAATCTCTATGCAGAAGCTGGTTAGGTATTGCTTAAATCCAGCACACCAAAAAGGAAAAGACAAAGCCAGGGTCTTCAAAGCTGTTTTGGGTATTACGGCTGAAAATGCTGATCAGCTTTACGAATTGGTTCGACAAGCAGCCATTGAGGGTGAAGTCGTTCAGCAGAATATTACTCCATTCGGCGAGGAGTTCAAAGTAGACTGGATAGTACCAGGTACTGAAGGAATTCAACTACAAACAACCTGGGAAGTTGCTTTAGAGGCAACCCATCCTCGTTTAATCTCTGCATTTATCAAGAGACGATGA